In the genome of Cyclopterus lumpus isolate fCycLum1 chromosome 19, fCycLum1.pri, whole genome shotgun sequence, one region contains:
- the lrit1b gene encoding leucine-rich repeat, immunoglobulin-like domain and transmembrane domain-containing protein 1b, which translates to MSRHFTSVFGLAIVFLPLLSSSCPAQCSCFFHKLSDGSKARSVLCNDPEITVVPPNFPIDTSKLRIEKTSIARISSDNFHYLNNLEFLWMSFNTLNLLNVDSFRGLYNLDELRLDGNSLTSFPWESLTDMPNLRLLDLHNNKISTILADATVYIKNLTYLDLSSNALTTVPADVLTMWLSVKPSQDADSSKLILGLHDNPWLCDCRLYDLVQYQKSPSSSVSLIDTRLRCADPESLSGVLFTEAELQRCQGPRVHTAVARVRSSLGNNVLLRCGTVGVPIPELSWTRADGKKMNGTVQEEISKEGIIWSILSVPAVAYRDSGKYVCKATNFVGTADAIISLVIADSFRSEEAGGAVSKRTRGKKPGGIGRAAYQEKLIARYVPPTSTAAQPIIKPLNGKGVTGKYEVESYSISDGASEGRGKAPDPPRRVEALSNLAANASSLQQAPEKRIVRSVKVIGDTDHTVSLNWRAPTATNTTEFSVLYAVFGERDMRRVNVGAGKNRITIDSLVPKTKYIACVCVKGLIPKKEQCVIFSTDEAASASGTQKLINVVVITVACVIAVPLTLIVCCGALKKRCKKLLGRETKEMQDSYVTFETLGPGTKAKGMEGEYLTRLNPDESNRLLSARSSVDSEATARTEGPPNEYFC; encoded by the exons ATGAGTCGACATTTTACCTCTGTTTTCGGTTTGGCTATAGTTTTTCTTCCTTTACTGAGCAGTTCATGTCCTGCACAATGTAGCTGCTTCTTCCACAAATTAAGCGACGGATCAAAAGCAAG gAGTGTACTTTGCAATGATCCAGAGATCACCGTGGTTCCTCCAAACTTTCCCATTGACACATCGAAGCTGCGCATCGAAAAGACATCAATCGCACGTATTTCAAGCGACAACTTCCACTACCTCAACAACCTGGAGTTTCTGTGGATGTCTTTCAATACCCTGAATTTACTGAATGTGGACAGTTTCCGGGGTCTTTACAACCTGGATGAGCTCCGGCTGGATGGCAACTCCCTCACCTCCTTCCCCTGGGAGTCTCTGACTGATATGCCCAACCTGAGGCTCCTCGacttacacaacaacaagatcTCCACCATCCTTGCAGATGCCACTGTGTACATAAAGAATCTCACCTATCTGGATTTATCCAGCAACGCCCTGACGACCGTTCCTGCTGACGTTCTCACAATGTGGCTGAGTGTGAAGCCGTCTCAGGACGCAGATTCCTCTAAACTAATTCTCG GTCTCCATGACAACCCGTGGCTGTGCGACTGCCGGCTGTACGATCTGGTCCAGTATCAGAAATCCCCGTCATCATCGGTGTCTCTCATCGACACCAGGCTGAGGTGTGCTGATCCGGAGAGCTTGTCAGGGGTTCTTTTCACCGAAGCGGAGCTGCAAAGGTGCCAGGGCCCTCGGGTGCACACGGCCGTGGCTCGTGTACGAAGCTCACTGGGCAACAACGTCCTGCTGCGCTGTGGCACAGTCGGAGTCCCGATCCCCGAGCTGTCCTGGACCCGCGCTGATGGCAAGAAAATGAACGGCACCG TTCAGGAAGAGATTTCGAAGGAGGGCATCATTTGGTCGATTCTCAGCGTGCCTGCGGTCGCCTACCGAGACTCTGGGAAATATGTGTGCAAAGCAACCAACTTTGTGGGCACTGCAGACGCCATCATCTCTTTGGTGATCGCAGATTCCTTTCGGTCAGAGGAAGCAGGTGGGGCGGTCTCGAAGAGAACCAGAGGGAAGAAACCCGGTGGTATTGGAAGGGCAGCATACCAGGAGAAACTCATTGCCAGATACGTTCCTCCAACCAGCACCGCTGCCCAGCCCATCATCAAACCGCTCAATGGTAAAGGCGTGACTGGGAAGTATGAGGTCGAAAGCTACAGCATCTCTGACGGTGCTTCTGAGGGAAGAGGCAAGGCTCCAGACCCTCCGAGACGGGTGGAGGCTCTGAGCAACTTAGCCGCCAATGCCTCGTCCTTACAGCAAGCTCCGGAGAAAAGGATAGTGCGTTCGGTGAAGGTGATTGGCGACACCGACCATACCGTCTCTCTGAACTGGCGAGCCCCTACAGCCACAAACACCACAGAATTCAGTGTCCTATATGCTGTATTTGGTGAGAGAGACATGCGTCGGGTCAACGTAGGTGCCGGTAAGAACCGGATCACCATTGATAGCCTCGTGCCAAAGACAAAGTACATTGCTTGTGTTTGCGTTAAGGGCCTGATCCCgaaaaaggagcagtgtgtaatCTTCTCAACGGACGAGGCGGCCAGTGCCAGCGGCACTCAGAAGCTCATTAATGTGGTGGTGATAACTGTGGCATGTGTGATCGCTGTCCCCCTGACACTGATTGTGTGCTGCGGGGCGCTAAAGAAGCGCTGCAAAAAGCTGCTGGGGCGGGAGACCAAGGAGATGCAGGACTCGTACGTCACGTTTGAGACCCTGGGCCCTGGGACCAAAGCtaaagggatggagggagagtaTCTGACCAGGCTAAATCCAGACGAATCCAACAGGTTGCTCTCAGCGAGGTCCAGTGTTGACTCGGAGGCCACAGCCAGGACTGAGGGGCCACCAAATGAGTACTTCTGCTAA
- the rgrb gene encoding retinal G protein coupled receptor b, producing MATFTLPEGFTEFDMFTFGSALLVGGLLGFFLNAISIVSFLTVKEMRTPSNFFVFNLAVADICLNINGLTAAYASYLRYWPFGQDGCAFHGFQGMIAVLASISFMGVIAWDRYHQYCTRQKLFWSTTLTMSGLIWILSIFWAAVPLMGWGVYDFEPMRTCCTLDYTRGDRDYVTYMLTLVLFYLILPAFTMFSCYDAIHKHFKKIHHHRFNTSTPLRVMLMCWGPYVLMCIYACFENVKVVSPKLRMVLPVVAKTNPFFNALLYSFGNEFYRGGVWHFLTGQKIVDPVIKKSK from the exons ATGGCAACGTTTACGTTACCGGAGGGATTCACGGAGTTTGATATGTTTACGTTCGGCTCGGCGCTTCTTGTCGGCG GCTTGCTTGGATTCTTCCTCAATGCCATCAGCATCGTGTCTTTCCTCACAGTGAAGGAGATGCGGACTCCCAGCAACTTCTTTGTGTTCAACCTGGCTGTGGCTGACATCTGTTTGAATATTAATGGCCTCACAGCTGCGTACGCGAGCTACCTCAG ATATTGGCCATTTGGTCAAGATGGATGTGCCTTTCACGGTTTTCAGGGCATGATAGCGGTCCTGGCGTCCATCAGCTTCATGGGTGTCATCGCTTGGGACAGATATCACCAGTACTGCACCA GACAGAAGCTCTTCTGGAGCACTACTTTGACGATGAGCGGCCTCATCTGGATTCTTTCCATCTTCTGGGCTGCTGTTCCTCTCATGGGATGGGGCGTCTATGACTTTGAGCCTATGAGGACTTGCTGCACGCTGGACTACACCAGAGGGGACAG GGACTATGTGACCTACATGCTGACTCTGGTGTTGTTCTATCTGATCTTGCCGGCTTtcaccatgttttcatgttaCGATGCCATCCACAAGCACTTTAAGAAGATCCATCACCACAGG TTCAACACCAGTACCCCCTTGAGGGTAATGCTGATGTGCTGGGGCCCCTACGTCCTCATGTGTATCTACGCCTGCTTTGAGAACGTGAAGGTTGTATCTCCAAAGCTAAGAATG gTGCTTCCAGTTGTTGCGAAGACAAATCCCTTCTTCAACGCTCTCCTCTACTCGTTTGGAAATGAGTTCTACCGCGGCGGCGTGTGGCACTTCCTCACCGGGCAGAAGATCGTCGATCCGGTTATCAAgaagtcaaaataa
- the slc18a3b gene encoding probable vesicular acetylcholine transporter-B: MDGEGRTSGLVKSAAVKLSEMGERTKELGTAMKDPHRQRRIILVIVCVALLLDNMLYMVIVPIIPDYLAELESEQSEHVHVVIHPNSSSANSTSLDKSNKNNLDVQIGVLFASKAILQLLVSPLSGTFIDRVGYDIPLLIGLSVMFVSTCIFAIGENYTTLFVARSLQGLGSAFADTSGIAMIADKYTEESERSTALGIALAFISFGSLVAPPFGGILYEFAGKKVPFIVLACICLADGVLLLTVIKPFSNRTRENMPVGTPIYKLMVDPYIAVVAGALTVCNIPLAFLEPTIANYMETTMHSTQWEMGLTWLPAFFPHVLGVYITVKLGAKHPHLRWFYGALGMVIIGASSCTVPACKTFGQLIAPLCGICFGIALVDTALLPTLAFLVDVRHVSVYGSIYAIADISYSVAYAMGPIVAGQIVHNFGFVQLNLGMGLVNVLYAPALLLLRNVCQMKPSDSERDNLLDEAPQGLYDTIKMEERRAKKKGYSSAGNCLAVDENGFDKFRAQRSVSEESSGPEYT; this comes from the coding sequence ATGGATGGAGAAGGAAGAACGTCCGGGCTGGTCAAATCAGCCGCGGTGAAGCTGTCCGAGATGGGCGAAAGAACCAAGGAGTTGGGCACCGCGATGAAGGATCCTCACCGGCAAAGACGGATCATATTAGTGATTGTTTGCGTCGCTCTCCTGCTGGACAATATGCTCTACATGGTAATCGTGCCAATTATTCCAGACTATCTCGCGGAGCTGGAGAGTGAGCAGTCGGAGCACGTCCACGTCGTGATACACCCCAACTCTTCTTCAGCCAACAGCACAAGCCTAGACAAAAGCAACAAGAACAATTTAGATGTCCAGATTGGAGTACTGTTCGCATCTAAAGCCATCCTGCAGCTGTTAGTTAGCCCGCTGTCGGGGACCTTCATAGACCGGGTTGGATATGACATTCCACTTTTAATTGGCCTGAGTGTTATGTTCGTGTCCACCTGCATATTTGCAATTGGGGAGAACTACACGACGCTCTTCGTGGCCAGAAGTTTGCAGGGTCTGGGCTCAGCGTTCGCGGACACCTCTGGAATCGCGATGATAGCGGACAAATACACGGAGGAGTCGGAGAGAAGCACGGCGCTCGGCATCGCGCTGGCGTTCATCTCTTTTGGGAGTCTGGTGGCGCCTCCTTTCGGGGGCATCCTTTACGAGTTTGCGGGTAAGAAAGTGCCCTTCATCGTGCTCGCCTGCATTTGCCTGGCGGACGGTGTCCTGCTGCTGACTGTGATCAAGCCGTTCTCCAACAGGACTAGAGAGAACATGCCAGTCGGCACCCCCATATATAAACTCATGGTTGACCCGTATATAGCTGTGGTGGCCGGGGCGCTGACAGTCTGTAACATCCCGCTGGCCTTTCTGGAGCCCACCATAGCTAACTACATGGAGACCACCATGCACTCCACTCAGTGGGAAATGGGGCTCACCTGGCTTCCAGCCTTCTTCCCTCACGTCCTCGGTGTGTACATCACAGTTAAATTGGGAGCTAAGCATCCACATTTGCGGTGGTTCTACGGAGCTTTAGGCATGGTTATCATCGGGGCGAGCTCCTGCACAGTCCCCGCATGCAAGACCTTCGGGCAGCTCATCGCCCCGTTGTGCGGCATTTGTTTTGGCATCGCTCTGGTAGACACTGCCCTGCTGCCCACACTGGCATTTTTAGTGGACGTGCGTCATGTGTCAGTGTACGGTAGTATTTATGCCATAGCAGATATTTCATATTCGGTTGCGTACGCTATGGGTCCTATAGTAGCCGGCCAGATAGTGCACAATTTCGGATTTGTACAACTTAATTTGGGCATGGGCCTCGTCAATGTGCTTTACGCGCCAGCCCTGTTGCTGCTGCGCAACGTGTGCCAAATGAAACCGTCCGACTCCGAGAGAGATAACCTCTTAGATGAGGCTCCGCAGGGGCTGTACGATACTAtcaagatggaggagaggagagctaAAAAGAAGGGCTACAGTTCGGCAGGGAATTGCTTGGCAGTGGATGAGAATGGGTTTGACAAATTCAGAGCACAGCGGTCCGTGTCAGAAGAGTCGTCCGGTCCGGAGTACACTTAG